The genomic window CGCCAAGTTCTTTGGCACCACGCACATTGAGACAGGAACTAAACATACCGGCAAAACTTTGCTCCCGCCCGTCTTCGCAAGTAGCACTGGAACGCACGGCGAGAGACGCTTCCCCCATGCCACGCTGATCGCAGGCTTGACGCACCGACGCCAGAAGACGCGTAGGATCAATAGCACCGCGCTCCAAGGCCTCCTGTACCTCGACAGGAATGACGAAGAAACGGGGCACGCGGTAGCCAAGCAATGCCAGTCGGGCAAGGGAAACGGCTTTACCACCAAATCGCTCGGGCGATGCAACGATCTGCGTATAGTCTGTCACTACTAAATCACGCGCGTCCACGGCAGTGACGCCTGCAGTCGCGGTGGTAGCAGTTAAGTCCGGGTGCTGCAAATCGGCAATTTCGCGTTCAGTCACGTTTTGACTCCTCCTGTAGACTCCTAAAGTCTTGGAGCTTGGGTTTAGACGAAAAACAACATCCAAAGCTGCCCCAAGCTGAGCAGCGCAGCAGAACCTTCGACAGCTTGAAATTTTGCAGGAGCTTTAAACCATGCCGCAAGCGAGACAAAAAATAGGGCGCTAAGCGGGATTATCGTGGCCCAAGTACCAAGCATCACATGCGTCGCGATGATGACCGCAGCACAGATCAGCAGCATTGTCAGGGTCCGCCGGCGGCCGTAGATCTGGAGATAAGTGTCTTTGCCCTCGGGACTGCGAGGATCCAGTTTGCGTGCGATTTCGTAGGCCATGGAGCCGGCGAAGTTGGCGACGATAAAAGCGACAGCTACGGGCGAGGGCAAGCGCGCGGCAGCAACTGCCGTGGCTATGGGCACTAGGTACATGGGGACCAAAAGTGCCTGATGGGACAGAGCACTGGCGAGCGGCCACCTTTTGAGGACGTCACCGAGATAAAACTCGCGCTCCATCATGAGCAGATAACCAACAGCCAGCAGTGCCGCAAGTCCCCCGTAGAACCCCCCGGTCACTCCCGTGATAAACCCCAAAGCGACCAACGCAAATAAAAGCGCATCGACGGCACTGCGCATCTCCAGCTTAGTTATGAGGCCGCGAGGCAAAGGGCGGGCGGGCTCTAGGGCTAGATCCTTGAGTAGATCTTTGCGCTCATCCATGAGCCTCACCGTGATGAGGAGTAGGAAAATGATGGCAAAATGTAGCACTACTAAATAGCTCGGTGTAGCTGTGCTTGCGGCCAGGGCAGCACCTAACGACGGCCCCGCCGCAACGAAGGCAAGGACGGGCAGCGGCGCCCGCTCTTTGAAGAACTGATGCCAACGCCGCACCATAGAGTGCGGACGCAGCGACGCTGCGCGGTTGATGCGGGAGCGATGACGACGTTCAAAGATAACGGGGATAGACGCACCATCGGCAATTTCTGGACAGGCAGCGCGGATCGATGGTAGCGCCGCCTTCACCCCCTCACCGAGGGCAATAAGGGAGCCATTGATCGCGCGCGTGACAAAAGCTCGCGAATGACCGAGTACGCGGTACAGGCGTTGCTCAAGAGCGAACTCATCGACGGGCTGGTTCGTACGTCCCAGAAAATACCAACCCTCAGGCTGGACATCGATGCGATCGGCAGTCCAGTGCCATCTTTTGCCAGCGGCATCTGTGCGCTTGTGACGGGCATCGGCAGCGGATGCCTTAATATAAGAGCCATTAACATTAGGGCCGCTGACCCATAGGCCGTCATCGCTACTGGCGTGATCGATAAACTGAAAAGGACTACCAATGTAGCGAACTTGAATTTCATCACGCTCACGCGCAAAGTGGAGCGCATCAACCATGTCGGCCATAGCAATGGGCTCGGCCTCACTGCCGCCATAAATATTTGTCATCTTAGCCATAGGCCAACGGGCCAGCGCCTCCTGCACGAGGCTCCGGTCTGGCGAGGCACCACCAACGTAGATGTGCCTGAGGCTATCAAAACCCGTCGTCGCCTTGGTCGCGGTGAGCAGGGCGCGGAGGAAAGCCGGATTAGTCGACAGCGTCCGTGGCTGATAAGCGCCAATCCTGTCGCCAAGGGAGCGGAGTGTCCGCTGGCGCCAATCGTTGCCGACCATGATAGCGCCGCGACCCGACATGAGATGCAAGATGGTGATGCCGGGTAGTACCGCCAAGTCAGGCTCGGGATATGGATCACGGCGTCCATCTTCGGTCAGAAGACGCACCATGTCGGTCGAAAACTTATGACTGCGCACAATGCCCTTGGGCTTACCGGTGGACCCTGAACTAAACACAACGATCGCAGGATCATCGGGCGCGCAAGCTTCAACCACCAAAGTCTTGGGGCTCGCAGCCCGCAAAACCTGCCCTTCGACAACTACTGACTTGATGGAGCGAAGCGCACGGAAACGGCGACTCCACCACCAGCCTACCCGGTCGACCAGCAAAAAAGCCGGACTTTGTTCCCGAATGATAGCGGCTACGTCGGTGGCGTCTAGCCAGGGTTCGACCAGCATAACCCGGCCACCAAGGCCAATCACGGCCGTCATCGCCGCGTAAAGAGGGGGCCTCGGGAGGGCGACAAGAATAGCACAGTCGCCGGCCTTAA from Deltaproteobacteria bacterium includes these protein-coding regions:
- a CDS encoding AMP-binding protein; the encoded protein is MAVNCIEAIASWSRNLPAKLALWEQNSGPVSFGALGTGAATVQQDLIQKGFKAGDCAILVALPRPPLYAAMTAVIGLGGRVMLVEPWLDATDVAAIIREQSPAFLLVDRVGWWWSRRFRALRSIKSVVVEGQVLRAASPKTLVVEACAPDDPAIVVFSSGSTGKPKGIVRSHKFSTDMVRLLTEDGRRDPYPEPDLAVLPGITILHLMSGRGAIMVGNDWRQRTLRSLGDRIGAYQPRTLSTNPAFLRALLTATKATTGFDSLRHIYVGGASPDRSLVQEALARWPMAKMTNIYGGSEAEPIAMADMVDALHFARERDEIQVRYIGSPFQFIDHASSDDGLWVSGPNVNGSYIKASAADARHKRTDAAGKRWHWTADRIDVQPEGWYFLGRTNQPVDEFALEQRLYRVLGHSRAFVTRAINGSLIALGEGVKAALPSIRAACPEIADGASIPVIFERRHRSRINRAASLRPHSMVRRWHQFFKERAPLPVLAFVAAGPSLGAALAASTATPSYLVVLHFAIIFLLLITVRLMDERKDLLKDLALEPARPLPRGLITKLEMRSAVDALLFALVALGFITGVTGGFYGGLAALLAVGYLLMMEREFYLGDVLKRWPLASALSHQALLVPMYLVPIATAVAAARLPSPVAVAFIVANFAGSMAYEIARKLDPRSPEGKDTYLQIYGRRRTLTMLLICAAVIIATHVMLGTWATIIPLSALFFVSLAAWFKAPAKFQAVEGSAALLSLGQLWMLFFV